From one Burkholderia pyrrocinia genomic stretch:
- the hutC gene encoding histidine utilization repressor, with the protein MTTPIYQEIKDFILARIHAGEWAEGDQVPSENELAREFNVARMTVNRALRELTAEQVLTRTRGSGTYVASPKYESTLVAIRSISDEVAARGHGYRAQVLQVGAAVADAKLADELQLDTGSPIFHSRVLHFENDTPVQLEERWVNPACAPEYALQDFTTTTPNQYLTRVAPLQRVEYRIEAAMPDAETRRHLTMDDREPCLMLHRRTWSQGLVASVANLWHPGSRYRFTGHF; encoded by the coding sequence ATGACCACACCGATCTATCAGGAAATCAAGGACTTCATCCTCGCGCGCATTCATGCCGGCGAGTGGGCGGAAGGCGACCAGGTGCCGTCGGAGAACGAGCTCGCGCGTGAATTCAACGTCGCGCGGATGACCGTCAACCGTGCGCTGCGCGAGCTGACGGCCGAACAGGTGCTCACGCGCACGCGCGGCTCGGGCACGTATGTCGCATCGCCGAAGTACGAATCGACGCTCGTCGCGATCCGCAGCATCTCGGACGAAGTCGCCGCGCGCGGCCACGGCTATCGCGCGCAGGTGCTGCAGGTCGGCGCGGCCGTTGCCGACGCGAAGCTCGCCGACGAGCTGCAACTCGATACCGGCAGCCCGATCTTCCATTCGCGCGTGCTGCACTTCGAGAACGACACGCCCGTGCAGCTCGAGGAACGCTGGGTCAATCCGGCGTGCGCGCCCGAATACGCATTGCAGGACTTCACGACGACGACGCCTAACCAGTACCTGACGCGCGTCGCGCCGTTACAGCGCGTCGAATACCGGATCGAGGCCGCGATGCCCGACGCCGAAACGCGCCGCCATCTGACGATGGACGACCGCGAACCGTGCCTGATGCTGCATCGGCGCACGTGGTCGCAAGGGTTGGTCGCGTCGGTGGCCAATCTGTGGCACCCGGGCAGCCGTTACCGGTTCACCGGACATTTCTGA
- a CDS encoding glycosyltransferase produces the protein MKLVIATYGTEGDTRPLAALGRALLDAGHEVRLLADAATLGSADALGVPSAPLSGDIRRAIAPDGALSDAVRGRGGFNDTSKALAAIANANTAAWMREVTDASAGCDAILVSGLASFVGLSVAEYRGVPAIGTGMIPITPTAGFASPFLPPGKLPRWLNRASHRFVNALLWQAFRKATNAARASVCGLLPRKQVWTDHPMLYGVSPTLLSGPADWPSHVRACGQWRIDASAWAPPRELAAFLDSGEPPVYIGFGSMAGFDRVALADTLVRALDGRRALFYPGWSGIDASLLPAHVCVIGDTPHDWLFPRVSMAIHHGGSGTTHSAARAGIPSVVVPFAGDQFFWANRLQRLGVADAPVAGRRVDAAALARAIAFGERGDTKTRATELGARIAQEDGLKLAVGAIERWGRPGAR, from the coding sequence ATGAAGCTCGTCATCGCCACCTACGGCACCGAAGGCGACACGCGCCCACTCGCGGCGCTCGGCCGTGCGTTGCTGGATGCCGGCCACGAAGTCCGGCTGCTGGCCGATGCCGCGACGCTCGGTTCGGCCGACGCGCTCGGCGTGCCGTCGGCGCCGTTGTCCGGCGATATTCGCCGCGCGATTGCACCGGACGGCGCGTTGTCGGACGCGGTGCGCGGGCGCGGCGGTTTCAACGACACGTCGAAGGCGCTCGCGGCGATCGCGAATGCGAACACGGCTGCGTGGATGCGCGAAGTCACGGACGCGTCGGCCGGTTGCGACGCGATCCTCGTGTCGGGGCTCGCGTCGTTCGTCGGGTTGTCGGTCGCCGAATATCGCGGCGTGCCGGCGATCGGAACCGGCATGATCCCGATCACGCCGACCGCCGGATTCGCGTCGCCGTTCCTGCCGCCGGGCAAGCTGCCGCGCTGGCTGAACCGCGCGAGCCACCGGTTCGTCAACGCGCTGCTGTGGCAGGCGTTCAGGAAGGCGACGAATGCGGCGCGCGCAAGCGTGTGCGGGCTGCTGCCGCGCAAGCAGGTCTGGACCGATCATCCGATGCTGTACGGCGTGTCGCCGACGCTGTTGTCCGGCCCGGCAGACTGGCCGTCGCACGTGCGTGCATGCGGCCAGTGGCGTATCGATGCAAGCGCATGGGCGCCGCCGCGTGAACTCGCGGCCTTTCTCGATTCGGGCGAACCGCCCGTGTACATCGGCTTCGGCAGCATGGCCGGCTTCGACCGGGTCGCGCTGGCCGACACGCTGGTGCGTGCGCTCGACGGCCGGCGCGCGCTGTTCTATCCGGGCTGGAGCGGCATCGATGCGTCGCTGCTGCCGGCGCACGTCTGCGTGATCGGCGACACGCCGCACGACTGGCTGTTCCCGCGCGTATCGATGGCGATTCATCACGGCGGATCGGGCACCACGCATTCGGCCGCGCGGGCCGGCATTCCGTCGGTCGTCGTGCCGTTCGCGGGCGATCAGTTCTTCTGGGCGAACCGGCTGCAGCGGCTCGGCGTCGCGGATGCGCCGGTCGCGGGGCGGCGCGTGGATGCCGCCGCGCTTGCGCGGGCGATTGCGTTTGGCGAGCGCGGCGACACGAAGACGCGAGCAACGGAACTCGGCGCGCGTATCGCGCAGGAGGACGGTTTGAAGCTGGCGGTCGGCGCGATCGAGCGATGGGGGCGCCCCGGCGCGCGGTGA
- a CDS encoding ABC transporter substrate-binding protein: protein MKKLALSIALACLAVGAHAKDWSTIRFGVDASYPPFESKDASGKVVGFDVDLGNEICGRLKAKCVWIENDFDGMIPALKAKKFDGVLSSMSMTPARAEQIAFSDKLFNTPTRLVAKKGANLLPTAESLKGKSVGVEQGTIQETYAKTYWAPKGVQVVPYQNQDGVYQDLMSGRLDAALQDAVQAEIGFLKTPRGANFDFAGKDIDDPKTLGNGAGIGLRKDDADLKAKIDHAIADIIKDGTYKKLEKKYFAFDVYGG from the coding sequence ATGAAGAAACTCGCGCTCAGTATTGCCCTTGCCTGCCTCGCGGTCGGTGCCCACGCCAAGGATTGGTCGACGATCCGGTTCGGCGTCGACGCCAGCTATCCGCCGTTCGAATCGAAGGACGCAAGCGGCAAGGTCGTCGGCTTCGACGTCGATCTCGGCAACGAGATCTGCGGCCGCCTGAAGGCGAAATGCGTGTGGATCGAGAACGACTTCGACGGGATGATCCCCGCGCTGAAGGCGAAGAAGTTCGACGGCGTGCTGTCGTCGATGTCGATGACGCCGGCGCGCGCCGAGCAGATCGCGTTCTCCGACAAGCTGTTCAACACGCCGACGCGCCTCGTCGCGAAGAAGGGCGCGAACCTGCTGCCGACGGCCGAATCGCTGAAGGGCAAGTCGGTCGGCGTCGAGCAGGGCACCATTCAGGAAACCTACGCGAAGACTTACTGGGCGCCGAAGGGCGTGCAGGTCGTGCCTTACCAGAACCAGGACGGCGTGTACCAGGACCTGATGTCCGGCCGCCTCGACGCGGCGCTGCAGGACGCGGTGCAGGCCGAGATCGGCTTCCTGAAGACGCCGCGCGGCGCGAACTTCGATTTCGCCGGCAAGGACATCGACGATCCGAAGACGCTCGGCAACGGCGCGGGCATCGGCCTGCGCAAGGACGACGCCGACCTGAAGGCGAAGATCGACCACGCGATCGCCGACATCATCAAGGACGGCACGTACAAGAAGCTCGAGAAGAAGTACTTCGCGTTCGACGTCTACGGCGGTTGA
- a CDS encoding porin, which yields MKKAVVGTLSLAFFGAAAHAQSSVTLYGMLDAGIAYTNNQSGKSVWQQGSGLLSNTVFGLSGNEDLGGGLHALFRLENGFNLNNGTQSYRNTMFGRRAYVGLQSDQYGALTLGRQYDSVVDYLGPLAMANNGDGNNLASHPFDNDNIDDSFYIDNAVKYTSPTLAGWQFGGLYGFSNAAGGFANNRAYSAGVSYANGPVNFGAAYLQLNRGGLTAGGALSTNDGPNFPAVRQRVMGAGGSYAFDRLTVGALWTHSMFDETAASSLPGALNALRFDNYEVNARYALTPAVSFAGAYTFTEGRYDDAAGSHRPKWHQVSLMADYALSKRTDVYAETVYQHQFGVPSGATLGFANVTGLAASSTNTQVVATVGIRHRF from the coding sequence ATGAAAAAAGCAGTCGTCGGTACCCTCTCCCTCGCGTTCTTCGGCGCCGCCGCGCATGCGCAAAGCAGCGTCACGCTCTACGGGATGCTGGATGCCGGTATCGCCTATACGAACAACCAGTCGGGCAAGAGCGTGTGGCAACAAGGCAGCGGCCTGCTGTCGAATACGGTGTTCGGCCTGAGCGGCAACGAGGATCTCGGCGGCGGCCTGCACGCGCTGTTCCGCCTCGAGAACGGCTTCAACCTGAACAACGGCACGCAGTCCTACCGGAACACGATGTTCGGCCGCCGCGCATACGTCGGCCTGCAGAGCGACCAATACGGCGCGCTGACGCTCGGCCGGCAATACGACTCCGTCGTCGACTATCTCGGCCCGCTGGCAATGGCGAACAACGGCGACGGCAACAACCTCGCGTCGCATCCGTTCGACAACGACAACATCGACGATTCGTTCTACATCGACAACGCGGTGAAATACACGAGCCCGACGCTCGCCGGCTGGCAGTTCGGCGGCCTGTACGGGTTCAGCAACGCGGCTGGCGGCTTCGCGAACAACCGCGCGTACAGCGCGGGCGTGTCGTATGCGAACGGGCCGGTCAACTTCGGCGCCGCGTACCTGCAGCTCAATCGCGGCGGGCTGACGGCCGGCGGTGCGCTGTCGACGAACGACGGGCCGAACTTCCCGGCCGTGCGCCAGCGCGTGATGGGCGCCGGCGGCAGCTATGCATTCGACCGGCTGACGGTCGGCGCGCTGTGGACGCATTCGATGTTCGACGAAACGGCCGCGTCGTCGCTGCCCGGCGCGCTGAACGCGCTGCGGTTCGACAACTACGAGGTCAACGCGCGTTATGCGCTGACGCCGGCAGTCTCGTTCGCGGGCGCCTATACGTTCACCGAAGGCCGCTACGACGACGCAGCCGGCAGCCACCGGCCGAAATGGCACCAGGTATCGCTGATGGCCGACTACGCGCTGAGCAAGCGCACCGACGTGTATGCGGAAACCGTGTACCAGCACCAGTTCGGCGTGCCGTCGGGCGCGACGCTCGGGTTCGCGAACGTCACGGGGCTCGCGGCTTCGTCGACGAACACGCAGGTGGTCGCGACGGTCGGCATCCGGCATCGGTTCTGA
- a CDS encoding TetR/AcrR family transcriptional regulator translates to MPIPTDDPGRRARKRIQMLAHLAATAARLFDAHGYDAVTMEQIAAQADVAKRTLYNHFPTKEAVLAHWLEGELARDLAHLQRDVARRKTFASRIGCVLDASAAWCEQHPVYLLAYLRHRFLSIGTVEPESGGENRGDIALVWQQLIAAGQQSGELNATLRADQLATWFHHLYLAAMLRWLTVPGLSLKREFQSVAKLFVEGAEAKG, encoded by the coding sequence ATGCCGATTCCGACCGACGATCCGGGCCGCCGCGCGCGCAAGCGCATCCAGATGCTCGCGCATCTCGCCGCCACCGCCGCACGCCTGTTCGACGCGCACGGCTACGATGCCGTCACGATGGAACAGATCGCCGCGCAGGCCGATGTCGCGAAGCGCACGCTGTACAACCATTTTCCGACGAAGGAAGCCGTGCTCGCGCACTGGCTCGAAGGCGAACTCGCGCGCGACCTCGCGCATCTGCAGCGCGACGTCGCGCGGCGCAAGACCTTCGCGTCGCGCATCGGCTGCGTGCTCGATGCGTCGGCCGCGTGGTGCGAGCAACATCCGGTGTACCTGCTCGCGTATCTGCGGCATCGCTTCCTGAGCATCGGCACGGTCGAACCGGAAAGCGGCGGAGAGAACCGCGGCGATATCGCGCTGGTATGGCAGCAACTGATCGCCGCGGGGCAGCAATCCGGCGAACTGAATGCAACGCTGCGGGCCGACCAGCTCGCGACGTGGTTCCATCACCTGTATCTCGCGGCGATGCTGCGCTGGCTGACCGTGCCGGGGCTGTCGCTGAAACGGGAGTTTCAGTCGGTCGCGAAGCTGTTTGTCGAAGGCGCGGAAGCGAAAGGCTGA
- a CDS encoding intermembrane transport protein PqiB produces MERFKQVLARWPRTAIVWIVPLAAAAFCIAWGVSSLGSRGPTITIAFATAEGLEADRSTLRLRNVEIGRVTHVRALRGQPGVTIDVRLDANAQALAVADTRFWIVRPRIGPGGLSGLDSVRSGSYIAAAPGSSREPRTTFTGLDAPPVTEGGGRHYTLRATSLGSVAIGSPVYHRRARVGQVAGYALDADGHGVSIDVFVAAPFDRYVDVDARWWQAGGLGLRLDAGGMKLGTPSIAALLAGALAFATPPGRASNVAAPDGTRFRVADDEIDAMRTPNAPAAPVVMRFDRSLRGLEVGAPVDFRGIELGNVTAVGTEYDAARGDVAMRVTIALYPDRLGQRYRDVLGNGDTDAGKALLRTLVARGLRGQLRVGNPIANRSYVALDMFPHAPLASVDTDRLPIVLPTVPGTLDVLRVHIADIAGTLSRLPLDCMGTDLNAALVHTNALFAQLDTELAPHARDALGTARQAFTAAQAMLAQQGAATSNVHRTLTQFARTSSALRALACDLEQHPEWLLPNASGATQPADTPHPSSASR; encoded by the coding sequence TTGGAGCGTTTCAAGCAGGTGCTCGCGCGCTGGCCGCGAACGGCGATCGTCTGGATCGTTCCGCTCGCGGCCGCCGCGTTCTGTATCGCATGGGGCGTCTCGTCGCTCGGCAGCCGCGGGCCGACGATCACGATCGCGTTCGCGACAGCCGAAGGACTGGAAGCAGACAGATCGACGCTGCGGCTGCGCAATGTCGAAATCGGTCGCGTCACGCACGTCCGCGCGTTGCGCGGGCAACCCGGCGTGACGATCGATGTGCGACTGGACGCCAACGCGCAGGCACTGGCGGTTGCGGACACACGCTTCTGGATCGTGCGGCCGCGCATCGGGCCCGGTGGCCTCTCCGGTCTCGATTCGGTGCGGTCCGGTTCATACATCGCGGCCGCGCCTGGCAGTTCGCGCGAACCGCGCACGACGTTCACCGGGCTCGATGCACCGCCGGTCACCGAAGGCGGCGGCCGTCACTACACGCTGCGCGCGACGTCGCTCGGCTCGGTCGCGATCGGTTCGCCGGTCTATCACCGGCGCGCACGCGTCGGTCAGGTGGCCGGTTATGCGCTCGACGCCGACGGGCACGGCGTCTCGATCGACGTGTTCGTCGCCGCGCCGTTCGATCGATACGTCGATGTCGATGCGCGCTGGTGGCAGGCCGGCGGTCTCGGTCTGCGGCTCGACGCGGGCGGCATGAAGCTCGGCACGCCGTCGATCGCCGCGCTGCTCGCCGGTGCACTCGCGTTCGCCACGCCGCCCGGACGCGCCTCGAACGTCGCGGCGCCGGACGGTACGCGCTTTCGCGTGGCCGACGACGAAATCGACGCGATGCGCACGCCGAACGCGCCGGCCGCGCCGGTCGTGATGCGTTTCGACCGCTCGCTGCGCGGCCTCGAGGTCGGCGCGCCGGTGGATTTTCGCGGCATCGAACTCGGCAACGTGACAGCCGTCGGCACCGAATACGACGCGGCACGCGGCGACGTCGCGATGCGCGTGACGATCGCGCTCTATCCCGATCGCCTCGGGCAGCGCTATCGCGACGTGCTCGGCAACGGCGACACCGATGCCGGCAAGGCGCTGCTGCGAACGCTCGTCGCGCGCGGTTTGCGCGGTCAGTTGCGCGTCGGCAATCCGATCGCGAACCGCTCGTATGTCGCGCTCGACATGTTCCCGCACGCACCGCTCGCGTCGGTCGATACCGATCGCCTGCCGATCGTGTTGCCGACCGTGCCCGGCACGCTCGACGTGCTGCGCGTACACATTGCCGATATCGCCGGAACACTTTCCCGATTGCCGCTCGACTGCATGGGCACGGACCTGAACGCAGCGCTCGTGCACACCAATGCGCTGTTCGCGCAACTCGATACCGAACTCGCACCGCATGCGCGCGATGCGCTGGGCACCGCACGACAGGCGTTCACGGCCGCGCAGGCGATGCTCGCGCAACAGGGTGCGGCCACATCGAACGTCCACCGCACGCTGACGCAATTCGCACGCACGTCGAGCGCACTGCGCGCATTGGCCTGCGATCTGGAACAGCATCCGGAGTGGTTGCTGCCGAATGCATCGGGCGCCACGCAACCGGCCGACACGCCGCATCCGTCAAGTGCATCGCGGTGA
- a CDS encoding ABC transporter permease translates to MIFQGFGPLLWAGTVETVKLAVLSLAASLVLGLAGAGAKLSTNRVLKSIGTFYTTLIRAVPDLVLMLLLFYGIQILLNNVTDLIGWDQIDIDPFVAGVVTLGFIYGAYFTETFRGAFLAVPRGQLEAGFAYGMSGWRVFRRILFPQMMRFALPGIGNNWQVLVKATALVSIIGLADVVKASQDAGKSTLDFFFFTLAAGAIYLAITTVSNVVLHHLEKRYSVGVRRLAL, encoded by the coding sequence ATGATCTTCCAAGGATTTGGCCCGCTGCTGTGGGCCGGCACGGTCGAGACCGTGAAGCTCGCGGTGCTGTCGCTCGCCGCGTCGCTCGTGCTGGGGCTCGCCGGCGCGGGGGCGAAACTGTCGACCAACCGCGTGCTCAAGTCGATCGGCACCTTCTATACGACGCTGATCCGCGCGGTGCCGGACCTCGTGCTGATGCTGCTGCTGTTCTACGGGATCCAGATCCTGCTGAACAACGTGACCGACCTGATCGGCTGGGACCAGATCGACATCGACCCGTTCGTGGCCGGCGTCGTGACGCTCGGCTTCATCTACGGCGCGTACTTCACCGAAACGTTCCGCGGCGCGTTCCTCGCGGTGCCGCGCGGCCAGCTCGAAGCCGGCTTTGCTTACGGGATGAGCGGCTGGCGCGTGTTTCGCCGCATCCTGTTCCCGCAGATGATGCGCTTCGCACTGCCGGGCATCGGCAATAACTGGCAGGTGCTCGTGAAAGCCACCGCGCTCGTGTCGATCATCGGCCTGGCCGATGTCGTGAAGGCGTCGCAGGACGCGGGCAAGAGCACGCTCGATTTCTTCTTCTTCACGCTGGCCGCAGGCGCGATCTACCTCGCGATCACGACGGTATCGAACGTCGTGCTGCATCACCTCGAGAAGCGTTATTCCGTCGGCGTCCGGAGGCTCGCAC
- a CDS encoding DUF3717 domain-containing protein translates to MSASPAERKAGPVSIVRIEAAINAWREVYPPAPDGEDGYALDAGSNCLAELYGTMICYQLPDVPLDTLSNEQRDALYATEV, encoded by the coding sequence ATGAGCGCATCACCCGCCGAGCGGAAGGCCGGACCCGTTTCCATCGTGCGAATCGAAGCCGCGATCAACGCGTGGCGCGAAGTGTACCCGCCGGCTCCGGACGGCGAGGACGGCTACGCGCTCGACGCCGGCAGCAATTGCCTCGCCGAGCTGTACGGCACGATGATCTGCTATCAGTTGCCGGACGTGCCGCTCGATACGCTGAGCAACGAGCAGCGCGACGCGCTCTACGCGACCGAGGTGTGA
- a CDS encoding DUF3313 domain-containing protein, with protein MNRSIKPSHLLNAALCVALAGCAGVQPARYSGIESSPYLRSDPQDKSGRVPYRYALPADWHTYRKLILDPVAVYRGTDHQFGDLSDQDKSTLATYMGDTFAKKLGQRFELTSAPGPDTLRVKLTLTGAVTTTTFAGAFAHFDLAGNVYNGVQAIRGREGAFTGSVIYAVEIRDASTNRLISAYVTKQYPNAMNVGASFGALSAAKTGIDKGADALVAQFD; from the coding sequence ATGAACCGATCGATCAAGCCCAGCCACCTGCTCAACGCCGCGCTTTGCGTCGCGCTCGCCGGATGCGCCGGCGTCCAGCCCGCCCGTTACAGCGGCATCGAATCGTCGCCCTACCTGCGCAGCGATCCGCAGGACAAGTCCGGCCGCGTGCCCTACCGCTACGCGCTGCCGGCGGACTGGCACACGTACCGGAAGCTGATTCTCGACCCGGTGGCCGTCTATCGCGGCACCGACCATCAGTTCGGCGACCTGAGCGACCAGGACAAGTCGACGCTCGCGACGTACATGGGCGACACGTTCGCGAAGAAGCTCGGCCAGCGCTTCGAGCTGACGAGCGCGCCGGGTCCCGACACGCTGCGCGTGAAGCTGACGCTGACGGGCGCCGTGACGACGACGACATTTGCCGGCGCATTCGCGCATTTCGATCTCGCGGGCAACGTCTACAACGGCGTGCAGGCGATCCGCGGCCGCGAGGGCGCCTTCACGGGCTCGGTCATCTACGCGGTGGAGATCCGCGATGCGTCGACGAACCGGCTGATCAGCGCGTACGTGACGAAGCAGTATCCGAATGCGATGAACGTCGGCGCGAGTTTCGGCGCGCTCAGCGCGGCAAAAACCGGCATCGACAAGGGCGCCGATGCACTCGTCGCGCAATTCGACTGA
- a CDS encoding TetR family transcriptional regulator has translation MDNPTRSERTRTAAIQAALAILERDGPGKLTFDAISRESGISKGGLMHQFRTKGDVLNALMEHQQDYYQRFQRDYLAARDPGEAQPTLSAQIATMREVIDQQPSAALAIMAALVEDPAPLQQVRDIDGENAKRIAAESDDPDLALLRWKAAWGLALSAMFGLCPLSADERARLFDRLLDETQWPSGGGNAAKRDAPAAKASRKK, from the coding sequence ATGGATAACCCGACGCGTTCCGAGCGAACGCGCACTGCCGCGATCCAGGCGGCGCTCGCGATCCTCGAGCGCGACGGTCCGGGCAAGCTCACGTTCGATGCGATCTCGCGCGAAAGCGGCATCAGCAAGGGCGGGCTGATGCATCAGTTCCGCACGAAAGGCGATGTGCTGAACGCACTGATGGAACATCAGCAGGACTACTACCAACGATTCCAGCGCGACTATCTGGCCGCGCGCGATCCGGGCGAAGCGCAGCCGACGCTGTCCGCGCAGATCGCGACGATGCGCGAAGTGATCGACCAGCAGCCGTCGGCGGCGCTCGCGATCATGGCGGCGCTGGTCGAGGATCCCGCGCCGCTGCAGCAGGTTCGGGATATCGACGGCGAGAACGCGAAGCGCATCGCGGCCGAATCCGACGACCCCGATCTTGCGCTGCTGCGGTGGAAGGCGGCCTGGGGGCTCGCGCTATCGGCGATGTTCGGGCTGTGTCCGCTGTCGGCAGACGAGCGCGCGCGGCTGTTCGACCGGCTGCTCGACGAGACGCAATGGCCGTCGGGCGGCGGCAATGCCGCGAAGCGCGATGCGCCGGCAGCGAAAGCGTCGCGGAAGAAATGA
- a CDS encoding alpha/beta fold hydrolase, whose product MTDSLTEETLVETPQGRLFAKRWRARPVQDVADTSRSTAPEPAAPKPAAPIVLLHDSLGCVDLWRDFPAQLASATQRDVIAYDRLGFGRSDRHPGRLGTTFVRDEADRAFDAVLEQLGVDAFVAFGHSVGGGMAVGCAAAHPERCRALVTVAAQAFVEDRTLAGIRDAGRLFDEPGQLDRLARYHGDKAEWVLRAWVDTWQSPAFRDWNLDDDLPRVQCATLAIHGEDDEYGSDVHPKRIAARVAGPSSFLLLAGCGHMPHRERTDDVLAAVATFLRDAGA is encoded by the coding sequence ATGACCGATAGCCTGACCGAGGAGACACTCGTCGAGACGCCGCAAGGGCGTCTCTTTGCGAAACGCTGGCGCGCTCGTCCGGTGCAAGATGTGGCGGACACGTCCAGGTCGACCGCACCTGAGCCGGCCGCGCCTAAGCCGGCCGCGCCCATCGTGCTGCTGCACGATTCGCTCGGCTGCGTCGACCTGTGGCGCGATTTTCCCGCGCAGCTCGCGAGCGCCACGCAACGCGACGTGATCGCCTACGACCGCCTCGGTTTCGGCCGTTCGGATCGTCATCCGGGGAGGCTCGGCACGACGTTCGTGCGCGACGAGGCCGATCGTGCATTCGATGCCGTGCTCGAACAACTTGGCGTCGACGCGTTCGTCGCGTTCGGGCACAGCGTCGGCGGCGGAATGGCGGTCGGCTGCGCCGCCGCGCATCCGGAGCGTTGCCGTGCACTCGTGACGGTCGCCGCGCAGGCATTCGTCGAGGATCGCACGCTGGCCGGCATTCGCGACGCTGGGCGGCTGTTCGACGAGCCGGGCCAGCTCGACCGGCTCGCGCGCTATCACGGCGACAAGGCCGAATGGGTGCTGCGCGCGTGGGTCGACACGTGGCAGTCGCCGGCGTTTCGCGACTGGAATCTCGACGACGACTTGCCGCGCGTGCAATGCGCGACGCTCGCGATTCACGGCGAAGACGACGAATACGGATCCGACGTGCATCCGAAGCGGATCGCCGCGCGCGTCGCGGGGCCGTCGTCGTTCCTGTTGCTCGCCGGATGCGGGCACATGCCGCACCGCGAGCGCACGGACGACGTGCTGGCCGCCGTGGCGACGTTCCTGCGCGACGCGGGCGCCTGA
- a CDS encoding LysR family transcriptional regulator: MELRHLRYFVAVAEERNFTRAAERLHIAQPPLSRQIQQLEEALGVPLFERSARPLKLTDAGRFFYSHAVQLLAQTTELESMTKRVGKIERSMSVGFVGSTLYGMLPKIIRRFRSEHPAVELSLHEMSTMDQIKALKEGRIDVGFGRIRHEDPSVRRVVLREERMIVALPVGHPLDGAKPVLSLHDLVNDTLIIFPKAPRPSYADQVLAAFHDRALQPRRIYETRELQIALGLVAMGEGVSVVPHSVYGLKRDDISYKPLDDPNLVSPIIMSMRMLDESEDIRAMQALIYRLYDEAQMEYLPPQPE; the protein is encoded by the coding sequence ATGGAGTTGAGACACCTCCGCTACTTCGTCGCGGTCGCCGAGGAGCGGAATTTCACGCGTGCGGCGGAACGGCTGCATATCGCGCAGCCGCCGCTGAGCCGGCAGATCCAGCAGCTCGAGGAAGCGCTCGGCGTGCCGCTGTTCGAGCGCAGCGCGCGGCCGCTGAAGCTGACCGACGCGGGGCGCTTCTTCTATTCGCACGCGGTGCAGTTGCTCGCGCAGACGACCGAACTCGAATCGATGACGAAGCGGGTCGGCAAGATCGAGCGCAGCATGTCGGTCGGCTTCGTCGGCTCGACGCTGTACGGGATGCTGCCGAAGATCATCCGGCGCTTTCGCAGCGAGCATCCGGCCGTCGAGCTGAGCCTGCACGAGATGTCGACGATGGACCAGATCAAGGCGCTGAAGGAAGGGCGCATCGATGTCGGGTTCGGGCGCATCCGCCATGAAGATCCGAGCGTGCGGCGCGTCGTGCTGCGCGAGGAGCGGATGATCGTCGCGCTGCCGGTCGGCCACCCGCTCGACGGCGCGAAGCCCGTGCTGTCGCTGCACGATCTCGTGAACGACACGCTGATCATCTTCCCGAAGGCGCCGCGCCCGAGTTATGCGGACCAGGTGCTCGCGGCCTTTCACGATCGCGCGTTGCAGCCGCGGCGGATCTACGAGACGCGCGAACTGCAGATCGCGCTCGGCCTCGTCGCGATGGGCGAGGGCGTGTCGGTCGTGCCGCACAGCGTCTACGGGCTGAAGCGCGACGACATCAGCTACAAGCCGCTCGACGATCCGAACCTCGTGTCGCCGATCATCATGAGCATGCGGATGCTCGACGAATCGGAGGACATCCGCGCGATGCAGGCGCTGATCTACCGGCTGTACGACGAAGCGCAGATGGAGTATCTGCCGCCGCAGCCCGAATGA